A single Blastopirellula retiformator DNA region contains:
- a CDS encoding Gfo/Idh/MocA family oxidoreductase, translated as MDSVDASRRTFLKTTAAGVAATSLAVGAAKSQAADANSKLRIGFVGVGGRGFGAHVKSLSAIANEGANIELVAVCDVYEHNRNRAADYIEKENDGKVARYVDFREMYAKENLDAVSIGTPDHWHAIQAIEAMKGGMHVYCEKPMVKQVEEAIELVSVWKSSGKVFQVGVQGTSLPIWDAAREKIDAGLLGKVLMFQTEYFRNSDIGQWRYYKLSKEMTPKTIDWKRFLGVEEGLAEDQPFDRAVFAQWRRFWEFGSGMYTDLFVHRTTAMMKATGLRFPARVTGSGGLYLEYDGRQVPDVATVVAEFNEGCQGLVSSTMCASETPLQQLVRGHNGSIVFDRPDSSGEFTFVPERPQVTHISPTELPYEKQIMKAEKEAPQDQTKAHFENWITAIEENDPQSCNNPPDLGAAAIVLVNLGARSYREGKIYQFDDETMTVSEADGSWSKKWEKISKERGKPAHIKGWNAGDKGSTINNPDHQSLEGPWVDGKDPAG; from the coding sequence CGGCGTCGGCGGACGCGGCTTTGGCGCCCATGTGAAGAGCCTGTCGGCGATCGCCAATGAAGGCGCCAATATTGAGTTGGTCGCCGTCTGCGACGTCTACGAACACAACCGCAATCGCGCCGCCGATTACATCGAAAAAGAAAATGACGGCAAGGTCGCCCGCTACGTCGACTTCCGCGAGATGTACGCCAAAGAGAATCTCGATGCGGTCAGCATCGGCACGCCCGACCATTGGCATGCGATCCAAGCGATCGAGGCGATGAAAGGCGGGATGCACGTCTACTGCGAAAAGCCGATGGTCAAGCAGGTCGAAGAAGCGATAGAATTGGTCAGCGTCTGGAAATCGTCCGGCAAAGTGTTTCAGGTCGGCGTGCAGGGAACGAGCTTGCCGATTTGGGACGCCGCTCGCGAGAAGATCGACGCCGGCCTGTTGGGCAAGGTGCTGATGTTCCAGACCGAGTACTTCCGCAACTCCGACATCGGGCAGTGGCGTTACTACAAGCTGTCGAAGGAAATGACCCCCAAGACGATCGACTGGAAGCGATTCCTCGGCGTCGAAGAAGGGCTGGCCGAAGATCAACCGTTCGATCGCGCCGTCTTCGCCCAGTGGCGTCGTTTCTGGGAGTTCGGTAGCGGCATGTATACCGACCTGTTCGTCCACCGCACCACCGCCATGATGAAGGCGACCGGACTTCGCTTCCCGGCTCGCGTGACCGGCAGCGGCGGTTTGTATCTGGAATATGACGGCCGCCAGGTGCCCGACGTCGCGACCGTGGTCGCCGAGTTCAACGAAGGTTGCCAAGGCCTGGTCTCGTCAACGATGTGCGCCTCGGAAACTCCACTGCAGCAACTGGTCCGCGGCCACAACGGCTCGATCGTGTTTGATCGTCCCGACAGTAGCGGCGAGTTCACTTTTGTGCCGGAACGTCCGCAGGTGACCCACATCAGCCCGACCGAACTGCCGTACGAAAAGCAGATCATGAAGGCCGAGAAGGAAGCGCCGCAGGATCAAACCAAGGCGCACTTCGAGAACTGGATCACCGCGATCGAAGAAAACGATCCGCAGTCGTGCAACAATCCGCCCGACCTCGGCGCCGCCGCGATCGTGCTGGTCAACCTGGGCGCTCGCAGCTACCGCGAAGGGAAGATCTATCAGTTTGACGACGAAACGATGACCGTCAGCGAAGCGGACGGTTCGTGGTCGAAGAAGTGGGAAAAGATCTCCAAAGAGCGCGGCAAACCGGCCCACATCAAAGGCTGGAACGCTGGCGACAAAGGTTCGACCATCAACAACCCCGACCACCAAAGCCTGGAAGGCCCGTGGGTCGACGGCAAAGACCCGGCCGGTTAA